AAGGATGGTGTGATTTACTTTGAAGAAAAAGAAAAGAAAAAACGAAATGGCCGAGATAGAAGATCTACTGCTGGACTGGGAGCTTCCCTTCGAAGGACAGAAGAAGGAAACCTATTACAATTATCATTGTCAGAAATGTGGGTATAAAGAGGAAGTGCCAGCATTTATCGTAGATGAGATGAAAGCTATGGACAAATTGGATAACTTGGGCTCACCAGGAATGCCAATTTTGGAATGTCCTTATTGTCCTGGAGGCATGGTTTATAAAGGGGAAAAAGAGTAAGCTTTGCGGCTTACTCTTTTAAGTCGCCCGAAGGGCGAATTTGTTCCTATCCAAGCCGGTTCAAAAGCTTCAACAAACCATAGAGCAAGGCCTGGGGCCGGGGGGGACAGCCGGGGATATATAAATCCACCGGGACCACTTTATCGGCTCCACCCAGCACAGCATAGCTGTCAGCAAACATGCCGCCAGAGATAGCACAGGTGCCAACAGCTACCACCAGCCTGGGATTGGGTGCGGCCTCATAGGTTTTTTCCAGGGCCTGGACCAGATGGAGAGAAGGGCAGCCGGTGACCATCAGGCAATCAGCATGGCGGGGGGAGGCGACAAAATCCAGGCCAAAGCGCTGCAGGTCATAGACCGGACCGGTCAGGGCCACCATTTCCCAGTCACAGCCATTGCAGGAACCGCTGTCCACATGGCGGATATGCATAGAATGACCAAAAAGACGGTTGATGGTTCGCTGCAGCTCTGCCCCTATTTCCTCCACACTGACAGTAGCCGGTATCTGGCGCAGGAGCAGAGAACGTTGCCGTACTGCCAGCTCAAAGTCCTTGCTCATGGTTATTGCCCCGTGGGGGCAGGCTTCGGCACAGCGACCGCAAAAATGACAGAGGCCCAGGTCCAGGTATTCTGTGGTCAGCGCCCCACTAGGGCAGGCCCGGATGCAAGCACCGCATTGCTGACAGAATTCAGGTGCCAGCTGAGGCGCACCGCGAAAGGCGGCTGCCGGAGTGTCTGGTTGAGCGGGATAAGGGGTTGTGACCCGGCCGGTAGCCAGGCTTTTGCGAAAGATATTGAACATGCTCCTACCCTCCTAACGGTCACAACAGGAGTAACAGAGTTCAA
The nucleotide sequence above comes from Carboxydocella sporoproducens DSM 16521. Encoded proteins:
- the nuoB gene encoding NADH-quinone oxidoreductase subunit NuoB, which encodes MFNIFRKSLATGRVTTPYPAQPDTPAAAFRGAPQLAPEFCQQCGACIRACPSGALTTEYLDLGLCHFCGRCAEACPHGAITMSKDFELAVRQRSLLLRQIPATVSVEEIGAELQRTINRLFGHSMHIRHVDSGSCNGCDWEMVALTGPVYDLQRFGLDFVASPRHADCLMVTGCPSLHLVQALEKTYEAAPNPRLVVAVGTCAISGGMFADSYAVLGGADKVVPVDLYIPGCPPRPQALLYGLLKLLNRLG